The genomic interval gaaacattttcctcaaaaacataatttctttacgactgacgaaagaaagacatgaacaacttggatgacaagggagtgagtacattatctgtaaatctttgttttggaagtggacttctcctttaagacttgttttctgacaaaaatgtatcaaaattaaattaataaaaaaaataataataaacaagaatttaaaaaagaagacTTAATATCTGGAGAACCAAAAGTATCTTGTTACaatggcagatatttgttctgTTAAGTCTAAACTGACCTAATTTAGATAAAATCAgcaaaaaacaagacaatattTCGAGAGGAGAAATGACTACAAGTATTTAGTTGTTTTCAGAGAAAAATATCAGTGAGTTTAAGcttaaaacagaaacaaatttttaaaaaaagtatttttcttaACCAAATGTCAGactttttttaaccttaaactcCCTTAactttgatacatttttaaaaaacttcatGACATTTTGCTTCTTAATTAAATACATCTTGCACTTAGAATATGTAGAAATTTGTACTGGCAAACAACAAAAGTATGGAGGAAGAAAACTTGTTGCAGTGTAGTATAAGTGGCAGCAAAAAGGATCAGAGAGAGGCTTCAAGCAACATATGGTTGTGTAACCAAAACATAAGagcataaatattaaaagaaaatttgttCATCAGCAACAAAAAGCAAATTAGGGTCAATTTAAgttgaaaaaatgtgaaaaagaaatcttCCAAAACAGTCCATAAAAATCAAACAGAGCATAAAAGATAAGGAAAGTACGGTTTtcagaaatgctttttttaaagggacagttcacccaaaaatgaaaattcagtttttaattactcatcctcatgtcattccaaacctgtaagaaatcaaagagctttctgaccctgcatagacagcaacacaactaccacgttcaaggcccagaaaggtagtaaggacatcattaaaatagtccatgtgaagtCCATGCAAAGATCTGCAAATCACCTCTGtaaaaatcttcagacatgtttacggAGATTGTTTTAATGTACAGCATGCGTCTTCCTCTACTTACAAACAAAGCACAGCGCATCCGGGTTCTAAGTTAGAATGCTGGCtcagattttataaaaaaatatcttaatttgtgttccaaagatgaatgaaggtcttacaggtatgcaacgacatgaggatgagtaattagaaacagaattttcatttttgggtgaactatccctttaaacttttACAGAGTCAGGGTCAGAAACACCTGGAGAGTTTTAACAGTGGAGAAGGGAATCTGACAGAGCCATAAGAATGAAAAGTTTCTGAATAATTCTTCTAGAACCTAAGACTGATAGATCAGGGTGCTAAAGCACATCCGAAGGGGATTAAGATTGATTTTAGAGAGTAAGAACAGGCGCTAAGCCAGCCCTGGGCATTGAAGAGATGCCCAGTCAAGGATCTATACCTATTTCAGGTGGTAGACTGCTGGGTAAGGCATCTTGCGTTTCCTCATGTGAGACGCCTACACCCCACTGAATAGCAGGAGGCACTGAGGCCTCCTGCAGTATCTGAGGCTGCATAACGGACATAGATGGGTGTAGGATTGGGGTCAAGGTTGGAGTGAGGGAAGGGATCGGAACAGGCTCAGGGTTCAATAATAAGAGGTCGTCATCTGTGCTAGTTCCACCAATGGGGCCTAATTGTTCATTCAATGCTGTAGTACAAGGGTGGAGATGAAAATGAGAGATACAAACAagcatactgtaaataaaagctGCTCAAACACACTAGGAGTTGCACTATAtaccagtggttttcaaacctgttCTGGAGGCACTCTCCCTTATTAGACACATCCAAATCAGGTCTTGTAGTCAAAGCCActagaaggcaagcctgcaaccattagccgaAATAGTGTAAAGGCTAAAGCTAATGCTTCCGACCAGAGGTCACTTTTTTGGAATGGATGTCAATAGAAGAGGCTTTACTAcgatgaataaacagctttttagaggaaacagctcatcatttaatgaatcaacagcccatcagaaaaaaataaaacacttcatagggtcctaaacatgtcatttttgttaaacctttactaaattgatgtgaaattgtataagttttatgattttaattaattggaCATgttcttgatgaataaaatttaatttaacgaTTAAAAAGAAgttgagaaaattaaaaaggtaaaaaaaatgaatttggaaaaattaaaacggaaaaaacagaatgtggaaaaaataaaacggaatttgggaaaaaacgctttaaaaacatttatttcattttattatagacaatattttcatattttacagcattttaccgcatgtatttgtgtaaatgattaggctatttaaaatgttacatattctttttaatatacCAATAAAAAGAACCACAAGCTTTCTCACTTCATTACAACtgcaaaaaacaacatatgttTACTTTCACGTGTCGCCATGTATTTGCGAGCTTGGAGTGGGAATCTCTTAAGCGAGAACAAGAAGTTTAAAGCTTACAGGCTTCCGTACGCCATCCGCCTGCAACGTCTTCTGGGATTTCTAACGGTTCGATTCTCTCAAGTCTGCATTCAGTGCATCCTCAATTTCAAGAATACATCCAGGCACTTTCATGTGTCTTCTGTACTTGCGTTCTTGAGTACTAGAACTGAACTTCGACGGTTAATGATGACGTAAAGCGAGAATACAAGGACGCAAGATCACATAAGAACACATATTGAGAAACGGCCAATCTCTGTTGTTGTCTCTACTAATTAGCTGATgatttgaatcaggtgtgttagataagggagagatgcaaaatgtgcagggcagggggtgcctccaggacaggtttgaaaaccactgttaTACACCAGTGGTTCCAAACAACATTCCTGGAGGCCCACCAACACtacacattttgcatctctacTTCGTCTGACACactcaggtcttggagtctctgctaatgagctgatgatctgaatcaggtgtgtttgtttaAGGAGACGTGCAGTGTTGGAGAGCCTCCAGGAATgaggttgggaaccactgctatACAAAATGTTGATTAATTCTGTGTCAACTGATCATATGACTTTAGCTGAGCTGTGCCAGCTAGGCCTAAACGCTAtgagaatatataaaaataaagaaaaaaagaaaaaaatcttttgaaaatcCTGGCCCTTGAGTGTCATAACCAACATTTTCCAATTTGTTACATTCTTGAGTGCTTATATAAGGACTTGATTAACAATTTGTGAGTTGCTACTGtccaaaataacttaaatatcATTTGCTATTTACTATGATATTTAACTATGTTTCTGGGTGACTAGTCGAACAGTAGCAATGAGTTGTGGTACAAGGCCTAGTATGCataaacatatacacacacacacaacttacCCGAATCCAGACTGGCGCACAAAGAACTGTCAGATCCTCTACTCTGTCCATCTACTGCACGAGTAGAAactgttaaaaacacaaaaaagagcACCTTTTTAGTAGATAATCATTAGGCAATCCTGTTGTTGGACTGGGTGTGTTCCCAAAACGTTATCTTGGACCACACAAACAGtcataaaggtacattttttttaaactgagatttatacatcatctgaaagctgaataaataagctttccgttgatgtgtggtttgttaggataggacttggccaagatacagctatttgaaaatttggaatctgagggtgcaaaaaataaataaatactgtgaaaattgcctttaaacttgtccaaattaagttcttagcaatgcatattactaatcaaaaattatgttttgatatatttatggtaagaaatttacaaagtatcttcatggaacatgatttttacttaatatcctaatgataattttgacccatacaatgtattgttggctattgctacaaatatacccatgctacttatgaatggttttgtggtccagggtcacaaaggtgctttaaaagctGAACATACCAGTATCAGATGATTCACCCAGCTGTTCATCTTCAAGTGAAACAAGActgaaacataaacaaacaaacaccaaATTAAATTGGAAGGCACACTGATCCATGACTAAACGGTTGCAGCTTTCTAAGACGAAAAGGGATGACTCACATTACTCTGACACACAGTATCCGATTAGAATTACTAAACAccttaaattaaatctaaattgaCAAATTAGTGTGAGTCACAGCAATATTTCTAAGAACCGTGTGAGGGTCTAACAGTCACTACCGTATCGTACAACAGCATGTCTAACACAGATGGCACAGCAATAAATACAGTCTCATTTCCCATGGCCAAACAGGAAATGACAGTGGAACTTTCAACAGCGTTTCCTGTTCACAAAGGTTTCTAATAGAATTACAATGTTCCACTCACAGATCAGTAACCAGAGCCTTCAAAGAGGCCTCTCGCCTGAACAGACCCATTCTGAGGGAGACAGAGGGTTGCGGGGAATGAGGAAAGAGAGTGAATGAGAGATCTGACAATGAGAAGCAAGCAGGGTCGCCTTTGAGAGAAAAGATGATTTGCTGATGAAAACGAATGAGTAAGGAAGAAAACTGAGATGGACAGGTCTGTGTGGGATTCACTGACCACGTGACGTACATAGCACATAAACATAAAGAATAAGGTGAAAATTTCAAAACGCCTGGTTCATGGCCAAACCATGCCTTTGTGTAACTGTGTTCTCACTTGTCTGGTTGTGTCTTCTTGTCCTCGTCTTTGCTGTCCTCTTCTGTCTGTGCGGAGACAATCTGATCCAGTGGGTCCCTTAATTCCTGTAACGAGTCAAATATAGTCAAATGAGAGCTTAAATCATATGATAAGAGTTTAATTTCTGGCATTTGTGGATGGAGACCTACTTTAAGAGTGGTGAACTGGTAGGGTACATATCCTTTGAAGGCCTCATGGATGCCAGACATCACATGTGCAGTCTTCTCCCAGTACTGCAGGAGCGTTGTCTACAGAAAAACAATAGAGGATGAGAAAAGGTTTCAAAAACAAGTGAAACAGGTTTAATAAGGAATAAATGTTACACATTTTTACCTGGTAAGTACATAAGGAATGTGAAAGCATGTTGCAGCGACTGGCTCCCAGCATGTCCACTTTCTGACACACGTCATTCTTCAGTTTATCAAAATGCACTTTTGTTCCTCGTACCTGGGCCTGAACCTATTCACAAACGCAAAAAAATAGCAGAAAACTTCAACCTCTACATATATAGACGCAAGTCTTGATTGCTCACGTTGTCTGACCTTACGAAATTTCTCCAGTTGTTTGTAAGTATCTGGGTCCAGCTCCTGCGAGACGTCCTTCATCCAGAGCAGAGCTCCGCGGTACTCAGTCCGGGCTTTCTCCATCCGGCTCACGGTCAGCAGGGTGTCTGCGATGGCTCTCCTTCGAAACGTCTCCACTTCCTGTTCCAAACGATGGAGGGGGGGGCACAGAGCCAACCTGACATGACAGAGGACAAAAGAACAGAGAAATTATTGCCAGTGGCTTAATCGCAAATTACAGATGATTGCTGAGTGATTGTAGCACACTAGGATAGAGAAGATACATCCAAGATTGTCGGTTTACTAATCAGTACATATTTAGTGTTTGTTGAACAGAGAAATATTCTTTCTAGGGCTGTGacttataatgatttctgataattgaataattcatcagaaattaagtataacattttgaaagttgAAAAATACCTGAGCTTACTAGAACTACTATGttgacattattttcaattttaataaagtaatacaaTCAAAATTCATAAGAATATCAGAAgccattattacaatattcagtgtcatgtgaaccttcagaaatctaTGCAGATGTGGTGTTCAAGAaaaatttcttattatcaatgtgaaAAATGGTTGTGCAGCGTATCATTTCTGTGGGGACTGGGATTCATTTTTTCCAGGACTCTTTAATGAAACAAAAGTTAGTtctattaaaaaatagaattattCTGATAAATTTAATTCAGCcttaaaagcataatttcttgcttaataaaagcaTTTCTCACTACAaactaaaatgaccaaaatcttatatcacaatgagtaattttatttcacggtaataataataataataataatagtatatatatatacagtgaggtcaataagtatttgatcaccCTGTGATTTTGCAAGTTCTCTTACTTAGAAATCATGGAGGGGTCTACAATTTTCAGCATAGGTGCATTTCcactgtgagagacagaatctAACAACAAAAATCCGGAAATcacattgtatgattttttaacaatttatttgtgaattactgtgtcaaataagtatttgatcactTGCTTATCAGCCAGATTTCTGACCCTCAAAGACCTGTTATTTAGCTTTTAAATAGTCCAGCTACACTCTGCTAATGATTCTAAATTAGTAGCACCTGTTTGAGGTCGTTAGCTGTCATAAAGACACCCGTGCACCCCACAATCAGCCAAAGTCTAAGTAGCAACATGGGCAAAACCAAAGAGCTGTCAAAAGACACAAGAGACAAAATTGTAGACCTTCACAAAGCTGGAAAGGGCTACGGGGCAATTGCCAAGCAGCTTGGTGAAAAAAGAACAACTGTTGGAGCAATTGTCAGAAAATGGAAGAGGCTAATGATGACTGTCAATGTCCCTCGGACTGGGGCCCCACGGAAGATCTCTCCTCGTGGGGTATCAATGATGCTAAGAATGGTGAAGAATCAGCCCAGAACTACACGGGAGGAGCTGGTCAATGCCGTGAAGAGAGCTGGGACCATCGTTTCCAAGGCTACTATCAGTAATACACTAAGACATCATGGTTTAAAATCTTGCATCGCACGGAAGGTTCCCCTGCTTAAGTCAGCCCATGTCCAGGCCCGTCTGAAGTTTGCCAGGGACCATCTGGATGATCCAGAGGAGTCATGGGAGAAAGtcctgtggtcagatgagaccaaaatagaactttttggtcTTAACTCCATTCGCCGTGTTTGGAGGAAAAAGAATGATGAGTATCATCCCAATAATACCATACCTACAGTGAAGCATGGGGCTGGAAGAATCATGCTCTGGGGGTGTTTTTCTGCACAGGGGACAGGACGACTGCACTGTATTAAGGAGAGGATGAACGGGGCCATGTATTGTGACATATTGGGAAAAAACCTCCTTCCCTCAGTCAGAGCATTAAAGATGGGTCGTGGCTGGGTCTTCCAacatgacaatgacccaaagCACACAGCCAGGAAAACCAAAGAGTGGCTCCGTAAGAAGCATATCAAAGTTCTGGAGtggcctagccagtctccagaCCTAAATCCAATAGAAAATCTTTGGAGGGAGCTGAAACTCCGTGTTGCTCAGCGACAGCCCCGACACCTGACAGATCTAGAGAAGATCTGTATGGAGGAGTGGGCCAAAATCCCTCCTGCAGTGTGTGCAAACCTGGTGAAGAACTACAGGAACCGTTTGACCTCTGTAATTGTTAACAAAGGCTTCTGTaccaaatattaaacattttttgactcaagtgatcaaatacttatttgacacagtaattcacaaataaattgttaaaaaatcatacaatgtgATTTCcggatttttgtttttagattctgtctctcacagtgGAAATGCACCTATGCTGAAAATTGTAGACCCCTCCATGATTTCTAAGTAAGAGAACTTGCAAAATCACAGggtgatcaaatacttattgacctcactgtatatatatatatatatatatatatatatgttttttatatcaTATTGTTGTTCATTTTGTATCATGTTGTTTTCGCTTTAAATAAAGTCTTTATAACATCAAACTGTTTGATACCATAGAATATGTAATAAttcttgacaaaaaaaaaatcacaaaaaatactagcctaaatttaaaaaaaaaaaaaaggcacactgaagacaagtaaacagtcagcgattatataagaataagaaactaattacaagcaacaGGACAAAAAAACCACAGTTTTCaacaaataaatgagaaatatgtgatgtataaaaacactggaCATTTTTCACCGtgtgaattaaatatatttcttcttaacaaagttacaaaagtgatttagtcaagagcagtgagagattttctgtcttttattgtttgattaacatgaatggcAGACAGCAGGAacattagactgctgtcactttaggAGCTTCCCtgatccaatatactgttaaacgtgttttctttctcagctgtctGCTTTTACTTAAGAtgtaaattactgtgtttaaagtaaaagtatatgatggatgtatactacgtgtcaggagcattcactcagtattattatctcatttttgaccgagatggcttttagctggttttgcatctgaactcttcatatattcatacatatatacaaagaCACAGGcattttcattaacaaaaagGTGGGTTGCCTGACAGACTGACTTATAAGGCTTGCTTCAGGTTCCCCTGACCTTAAACGATCTGCTCAGTTTTTGGATGGCTAGTTGATTGGTCAATCATTACTGGTCAATCATATCATGAGGGCATGgcaatgtattaaaatgtgacAAATGCATGTattaactattattaaataaagtgcATTACTGATCTGAAGCACTGATTTGTTCATATTCGTAGGTAAGTGCCTACCTTTGCTTGGCAGAACAGCAGAGTGCTTTACTAGTGGCATCCATCATACTGCCTGCTTTTGTTTTATCATGCTCTGCCTGGAAGCGCAAAAACAGTCCGAGCTCATTCTCCTCTTGAGAGAGGTCTAAAGAGAGGTCACAGGGTACAAAAACAGGGTTATTACCACAACAGTAGCTCATTTTATATGAAACAATAAGTGGGTTGATTATACGTGTTAAAAGCTATCAATTATGAGAATCAGAAAAACACAGAGttatgcttaaagggatagttaacccaaaaatgacatttctgtcattaagtactcGTCCttatgctgttccaaacccgtaagacaaattaagacatttttaatgaaatccaagagctttttgaccctgcacagacaccaacgcaactgacatgttcaaggcccagaaaggtagtaaggacattgttaaaatagtccatgtgacatcagtggctcaaccgtaatgttacgaagctacgagaatactttttgtgcgcaaagaaaacaaaaatattgtttgactttattcaacaatttctgcGTCAGCACCACCACACACATGCATtatggtactctcatgaatgtgCAGCAAAGACTGACATAGAAGAcatagttgaataaagttgttatgtttgttttgtttttgcgcacgaaaagtattcttgtagctttataacaatacggttgaaccactgatgtcgcatggactattttaatgatgtccttactacgtttctgggccttgaatgtatcagttgcattgctgtcatatgcagggtcagaaagctctcgtatttcatcaaaaatatcttaatttgtgttccaaagatgaagatcttacaggtttggaacaacatgagggtgagtaataacagaatttttatttttgggtggactatttAAAACCGACTTTTGTCTCAACAATAACAGTATTCATggaaaatgataaaatgtatgTCAGCGCTTGCAAAGGCTTTCAAAACAAGCTGAACAAGACTCTTTGTGTTTGCGCAGACAAAAAGGctgaaagatcatgttcctCACTCACGTGTGATTCTTTGCTGGTATTTCTCAATCACTTTCAGGAGTTCTGTGCAGGTGCTCTGGACTGAACGGAAAAACTGGAGCAAACAGAACACACTGTATCATTAACAAATGCATTCAATAGGTCATTATTTTAGTCTTTtattacaaatgttaaaaaagaagcAGCATTTCTGAGTTTGTTGCATGCACCAAAATATCTCTGAGCTTTTCATTTCCTTCAGGCTTTATATATTCAGGCGGAACATTTGGTCACCCACACTACTTTCTCCAAAAAAACAGACACATTAGAACACAAAACATTGGCTTTCCAGTCTCGCTGTCATGGCAACAAAGGATGTTAAGTCCCTGACAGTCGAGCAAGCGAGCAGGAGAATGTGTATGGCTATGCTCTACCTGGAAGAAGTAACTCGGAGAAACgacacaaataatataaatcacTCATTCTGGTTGAGCTGCCTCCATACTAGAAAGAGCTTGTAAGAAGCCAAATATAAGAACAGGACTCATTTATAGAAAATACAGAAAGCATTTCTATAGGGGAAAAAGCAAAGTCACCAAAATCACTGGTAAAATCTATTACTGggggtaatttttattgtgtgtgttaGTACTATATGTTCATGtgcatcaaattaaatatggcaTGAATCCAGACTAAGGTTCATCTGTGCTGACAAAGGTGTGACCCCTGCAGGTGAGGCCTGCATTCAGGTTACTGTTTAACTCTGAGCACAGACCTGACTAACAAAAGAGCAACACCCTCAGGAAACACTGTTATTGAATTTGCTAATTTCGCCTTTTTCACACCATAAGGATGATGTATTATTGTTTTCGAGTTAAGAGGAAAGCTTTGTTACCAAACAGGCTAAAAGCCAATTCATATGATTATAATAGCAGCTGTggcttaaatgaaaaaaaacatggataCACCTGTTCATTAAAAGTCAGCAGCCGGGGGGGGCTTACGGTGGCCTGTCTTCTGCTCGTCTCTACACTGGAAACCACCTAATGACCAGTAAACCAGGATGTGCTTAAGAGTAACAGCCCGAGGCAGGGCAAGATTAAACAAGcacacataaacaaacacacacacacacttccttAAACTGTGAGTGGTCTAAGGTTTTTTATTAGGTCTTGATTCCAAGTAATCAGctattttcttttataaaagCTAACTGTTAACCCTATGtcaacaaatgtaaaataattatctcTCACACATATGACCACCCAAATCAACACATCCAATCTTTATATTTGACTTCCAGAGTTTCTCTGCATCAGTGCATGCAGTT from Labeo rohita strain BAU-BD-2019 chromosome 6, IGBB_LRoh.1.0, whole genome shotgun sequence carries:
- the ical1 gene encoding islet cell autoantigen 1-like isoform X1: MDSYGFSSDMFSGRAVLGEDSSVMARMQKKFWKTKQVLIKATGKKEDEHVVASDADVDAKLEFFRSVQSTCTELLKVIEKYQQRITHLSQEENELGLFLRFQAEHDKTKAGSMMDATSKALCCSAKQRLALCPPLHRLEQEVETFRRRAIADTLLTVSRMEKARTEYRGALLWMKDVSQELDPDTYKQLEKFRKVQAQVRGTKVHFDKLKNDVCQKVDMLGASRCNMLSHSLCTYQTTLLQYWEKTAHVMSGIHEAFKGYVPYQFTTLKELRDPLDQIVSAQTEEDSKDEDKKTQPDNLVSLEDEQLGESSDTVSTRAVDGQSRGSDSSLCASLDSALNEQLGPIGGTSTDDDLLLLNPEPVPIPSLTPTLTPILHPSMSVMQPQILQEASVPPAIQWGVGVSHEETQDALPSSLPPEIVGRDLLSEAFDSAGVKEEEGERGDLAFLQDLLSPGAAGGASEFSKAWQDAFGCFEAPPAPVTAPSPQPEMTNTPTGFLPSQLLDHSLSATGWVTPPMFQAPPLQPPSSGAQPTQNSPHSSARAPKGNSRDMSAWFNLFADLDPLSNPDAIGRSDQEFLNA
- the ical1 gene encoding islet cell autoantigen 1-like isoform X2, which produces MDSYGFSSDMFSGRAVLGEDSSVMARMQKKFWKTKQVLIKATGKKEDEHVVASDADVDAKLEFFRSVQSTCTELLKVIEKYQQRITHLSQEENELGLFLRFQAEHDKTKAGSMMDATSKALCCSAKQRLALCPPLHRLEQEVETFRRRAIADTLLTVSRMEKARTEYRGALLWMKDVSQELDPDTYKQLEKFRKVQAQVRGTKVHFDKLKNDVCQKVDMLGASRCNMLSHSLCTYQTTLLQYWEKTAHVMSGIHEAFKGYVPYQFTTLKELRDPLDQIVSAQTEEDSKDEDKKTQPDNLVSLEDEQLGESSDTVSTRAVDGQSRGSDSSLCASLDSVGRDLLSEAFDSAGVKEEEGERGDLAFLQDLLSPGAAGGASEFSKAWQDAFGCFEAPPAPVTAPSPQPEMTNTPTGFLPSQLLDHSLSATGWVTPPMFQAPPLQPPSSGAQPTQNSPHSSARAPKGNSRDMSAWFNLFADLDPLSNPDAIGRSDQEFLNA